Proteins encoded within one genomic window of Nomia melanderi isolate GNS246 chromosome 8, iyNomMela1, whole genome shotgun sequence:
- the LOC116426689 gene encoding protein sneaky isoform X3 — MVISKFLLFIYSLWFINIIYIMKFLRKDYFCNIKNNQVVTGRSMLRALVFGYIIAGPLFNMVYNAKEVVRSFACTSQLTYNLTKTRFDLMFKPFQQAILSMKSDGEEIKDTLSSIRDLMSPIVEEIEGEEEMQRLNEENDYLDELQGDTKRSKEIEEKHEKKLEEARSVADVYEAKYKQKIEARCEEQLSKGADRCREMFSDAYDKCYDKVSMFAAWLLCWPMKLTFVCNLVQALGGSSICDPEGKVDSGIGEGYAALKNARNEFSRSLKDAKLQYKIKKPSVILDLQDSAYAAKAVVHQFTTRARLFESVMVAIKRCLSFIFLKIILSAQTYHDKYLNDIEHDNVYVTPYFRRIDARRKARGSLTLLPLKKIERKKFIDPYSLKPGKAEAFNLTGQMIKLLLEIITASIFVILDSLFYEVLDMIGRHAYIEYTQAGHHDLALEIKGTGVIATLIRSAVRGFNVKKRIKTVTTNSACLPRPTKLEGYVLLKIYGTFFGIFLLIVGSIYTQRTRRGICSFFYRKREKRRTLYLYNESLRRRIGFVKFMKAKVKRLVRMRRLEYEVDFWMTMRQKWPALFDWLKFFACARERCLICGEVEPRKGPRYRQCTTSGCPFVHCAECWRDMDKICYACAVWPETDSDENDTQYTEF, encoded by the exons ATGGTTATCTctaagtttttattatttatctattccctttggtttataaatattatatacattatgaaATTCCTTAGAAAGgattatttttgcaatattaaaaataaccaaGTAGTAACAG GTCGCAGCATGTTAAGAGCATTAGTTTTTGGGTACATAATCGCTGGTCCGCTCTTTAATATGGTATATAACGCGAAAGAAGTGGTGAGATCATTTGCCTGCACCTCCCAGTTGACCTATAATCTTACCAAGACGCGGTTCGATTTGATGTTCAAACCATTTCAACAG GCTATCCTTTCAATGAAATCTGACggagaagaaataaaagataCGCTGTCTTCGATAAGGGATCTCATGAGTCCCATTGTGGAGGAAATTGAAGGTGAAGAAGAAATGCAACGTTTGAACGAGGAAAATGATTATCTGGATGAGTTACAAGGTGACACGAAGAGAAGTAAAGAAATTGAAGAGAAGCACGAGAAGAAACTCGAAGAAGCTCGATCGGTCGCTGATGTGTATGAAGCGAAATACAAGCAAAAGATAGAAGCTCGTTGCGAGGAACAACTCAGCAAGGGTGCAGACAGGTGTAG GGAAATGTTTAGTGATGCTTACGACAAATGTTACGATAAAGTAAGCATGTTTGCTGCGTGGCTTCTCTGTTGGCCGATGAAGCTGACTTTCGTTTGCAATTTGGTCCAGGCATTGGGTGGTTCTAGCATCTGTGATCCGGAAGGAAAGGTTGATAGCGGTATTGGTGAAGGTTATGCCGCTTTAAAAA ATGCGCGGAACGAGTTCTCCAGAAGCCTAAAGGACGCCAAGCTgcagtacaaaataaaaaagccTTCAGTGATCCTAGATCTGCAGGATTCCGCCTACGCGGCTAAGGCCGTTGTACACCAATTTACAACAAGAGCGAGGCTCTTCGAATCTGTAATGGTCGCTATAAAAAGATGCTTGTCCTTTATATTTCTGAAGATCATCCTCAGCGCTCAAACCTATCACGACAAGTACTTAAACGATATCGAACACGATAACGTTTACGTGACGCCGTATTTCCGAAGGATTGACGCGAGAAGGAAGGCACGCGGCAGTTTGACGTTGCTGCCGTTAAAGAAGATCGAACGGAAAAAATTCATCGACCCTTACAGCCTGAAACCGGGCAAAGCAGAGGCTTTCAATTTAACTGGTCAGATGATCAAGCTGCTGCTCGAGATAATAACAGCGAGCATTTTCGTCATTTTGGACTCATTATTCTACGAAGTGTTGGACATGATTGGAAGGCATGCTTATATAGAATATACTCAG gcaggaCATCACGACCTAGCATTAGAAATTAAAGGGACAGGGGTGATAGCAACCCTGATCAGAAGCGCGGTTCGCGGGTTTAACGTGAAGAAGCGTATAAAAACCGTGACGACGAACAGCGCTTGTCTTCCGAGGCCAACGAAACTGGAGGGCTACGTGCTGTTGAAGATCTACGGGACGTTCTTCGGCATTTTTCTATTGATCGTCGGATCGATTTACACGCAGAGGACGCGTCGAGGCATCTGCTCGTTCTTctacagaaaaagagaaaagaggagAACGCTGTATCTGTACAACGAAAGTTTGCGAAGGCGGATCGGTTTCGTGAAATTCATGAAGGCGAAGGTGAAACGGTTGGTCAGGATGCGTCGCTTGGAGTACGAAGTTGATTTCTGGATGACGATGAGACAGAAATGGCCGGCTTTGTTCGATTGGCTGAAATTTTTCGCCTGCGCGCGGGAGAGATGTCTGATTTGCGGCGAAGTGGAGCCGAGAAAAGGGCCAAGGTATCGACAATGCACAACATCGGGTTGTCCCTTCGTGCATTGCGCCGAGTGTTGGAGGGACATGGACAAGATCTGCTACGCATGTGCCGTGTGGCCGGAAACTGACTCTGATGAGAATGACACACAGTACACTGAATTTTAA
- the LOC116426689 gene encoding protein sneaky isoform X5, with protein sequence MRLIDSGRSMLRALVFGYIIAGPLFNMVYNAKEVVRSFACTSQLTYNLTKTRFDLMFKPFQQAILSMKSDGEEIKDTLSSIRDLMSPIVEEIEGEEEMQRLNEENDYLDELQGDTKRSKEIEEKHEKKLEEARSVADVYEAKYKQKIEARCEEQLSKGADRCREMFSDAYDKCYDKVSMFAAWLLCWPMKLTFVCNLVQALGGSSICDPEGKVDSGIGEGYAALKNARNEFSRSLKDAKLQYKIKKPSVILDLQDSAYAAKAVVHQFTTRARLFESVMVAIKRCLSFIFLKIILSAQTYHDKYLNDIEHDNVYVTPYFRRIDARRKARGSLTLLPLKKIERKKFIDPYSLKPGKAEAFNLTGQMIKLLLEIITASIFVILDSLFYEVLDMIGRHAYIEYTQAGHHDLALEIKGTGVIATLIRSAVRGFNVKKRIKTVTTNSACLPRPTKLEGYVLLKIYGTFFGIFLLIVGSIYTQRTRRGICSFFYRKREKRRTLYLYNESLRRRIGFVKFMKAKVKRLVRMRRLEYEVDFWMTMRQKWPALFDWLKFFACARERCLICGEVEPRKGPRYRQCTTSGCPFVHCAECWRDMDKICYACAVWPETDSDENDTQYTEF encoded by the exons ATGCGCCTCATCGATTCAG GTCGCAGCATGTTAAGAGCATTAGTTTTTGGGTACATAATCGCTGGTCCGCTCTTTAATATGGTATATAACGCGAAAGAAGTGGTGAGATCATTTGCCTGCACCTCCCAGTTGACCTATAATCTTACCAAGACGCGGTTCGATTTGATGTTCAAACCATTTCAACAG GCTATCCTTTCAATGAAATCTGACggagaagaaataaaagataCGCTGTCTTCGATAAGGGATCTCATGAGTCCCATTGTGGAGGAAATTGAAGGTGAAGAAGAAATGCAACGTTTGAACGAGGAAAATGATTATCTGGATGAGTTACAAGGTGACACGAAGAGAAGTAAAGAAATTGAAGAGAAGCACGAGAAGAAACTCGAAGAAGCTCGATCGGTCGCTGATGTGTATGAAGCGAAATACAAGCAAAAGATAGAAGCTCGTTGCGAGGAACAACTCAGCAAGGGTGCAGACAGGTGTAG GGAAATGTTTAGTGATGCTTACGACAAATGTTACGATAAAGTAAGCATGTTTGCTGCGTGGCTTCTCTGTTGGCCGATGAAGCTGACTTTCGTTTGCAATTTGGTCCAGGCATTGGGTGGTTCTAGCATCTGTGATCCGGAAGGAAAGGTTGATAGCGGTATTGGTGAAGGTTATGCCGCTTTAAAAA ATGCGCGGAACGAGTTCTCCAGAAGCCTAAAGGACGCCAAGCTgcagtacaaaataaaaaagccTTCAGTGATCCTAGATCTGCAGGATTCCGCCTACGCGGCTAAGGCCGTTGTACACCAATTTACAACAAGAGCGAGGCTCTTCGAATCTGTAATGGTCGCTATAAAAAGATGCTTGTCCTTTATATTTCTGAAGATCATCCTCAGCGCTCAAACCTATCACGACAAGTACTTAAACGATATCGAACACGATAACGTTTACGTGACGCCGTATTTCCGAAGGATTGACGCGAGAAGGAAGGCACGCGGCAGTTTGACGTTGCTGCCGTTAAAGAAGATCGAACGGAAAAAATTCATCGACCCTTACAGCCTGAAACCGGGCAAAGCAGAGGCTTTCAATTTAACTGGTCAGATGATCAAGCTGCTGCTCGAGATAATAACAGCGAGCATTTTCGTCATTTTGGACTCATTATTCTACGAAGTGTTGGACATGATTGGAAGGCATGCTTATATAGAATATACTCAG gcaggaCATCACGACCTAGCATTAGAAATTAAAGGGACAGGGGTGATAGCAACCCTGATCAGAAGCGCGGTTCGCGGGTTTAACGTGAAGAAGCGTATAAAAACCGTGACGACGAACAGCGCTTGTCTTCCGAGGCCAACGAAACTGGAGGGCTACGTGCTGTTGAAGATCTACGGGACGTTCTTCGGCATTTTTCTATTGATCGTCGGATCGATTTACACGCAGAGGACGCGTCGAGGCATCTGCTCGTTCTTctacagaaaaagagaaaagaggagAACGCTGTATCTGTACAACGAAAGTTTGCGAAGGCGGATCGGTTTCGTGAAATTCATGAAGGCGAAGGTGAAACGGTTGGTCAGGATGCGTCGCTTGGAGTACGAAGTTGATTTCTGGATGACGATGAGACAGAAATGGCCGGCTTTGTTCGATTGGCTGAAATTTTTCGCCTGCGCGCGGGAGAGATGTCTGATTTGCGGCGAAGTGGAGCCGAGAAAAGGGCCAAGGTATCGACAATGCACAACATCGGGTTGTCCCTTCGTGCATTGCGCCGAGTGTTGGAGGGACATGGACAAGATCTGCTACGCATGTGCCGTGTGGCCGGAAACTGACTCTGATGAGAATGACACACAGTACACTGAATTTTAA
- the LOC116426692 gene encoding uncharacterized protein LOC116426692 codes for MKVALVCLFAFVAVYYVSARPDDAKYTSKFDNIDVDQILRSDRLLNNYFKCLMDEGRCTPDGNELKRVLPDALATECKKCSSKQREMAEKVIRFLADNKPAMWKKLMSKYDPDGKYRVKYEEEAKKHGIKYMKLQLRIFTTKMKSISISLIFSVCLLLSEVLAENKYTTKYDNVDVDAVLNSERLLNGYVNCLLDRGACTPDAAEIKKNLPDALEHDCSACSEKQKEVSDKVTHYLIDHRAEDWSLLEAKYDPSGAYRQRYLQNQAQARAID; via the exons ATGAAAGTCGCGTTGGTCTGTTTGTTCGCCTTCGTGGCAGTTTACTATGTATCTGCTCGCCCGGACGATGCCAAGTACACCAGCAAATTTGACAACATCGATGTGGACCAAATTCTTCGTAGCGATCGCCTGCTGAACAATTACTTCAAATGTTTGATGGACGAAGGAAGATGCACTCCGGATGGCAATGAACTTAAAC GAGTTCTGCCTGACGCGTTGGCCACCGAATGCAAGAAATGTTCTTCGAAGCAGAGGGAAATGGCGGAGAAGGTAATCCGATTCCTCGCAGACAACAAACCCGCAATGTGGAAGAAACTGATGTCAAAGTATGATCCTGATGGAAAATACAGGGTCAAGTACGAAGAAGAGGCGAAGAAGCATGGCATCAAA TACATGAAACTTCAGCTTCGAATCTTCACAACCAAAATGAAGAGTATCTCCATTTCTCTTATATTTTCAGTTTGTCTTCTGCTGTCAGAAGTTCTTGCTGAAAACAAGTATACAACAAAGTACGACAATGTCGACGTCGATGCGGTGCTTAACAGTGAGAGACTACTGAATGGCTACGTGAATTGTCTGCTTGACCGTGGCGCTTGCACCCCCGACGCTGCTGAAATTAAGA AAAACCTGCCTGATGCCTTGGAACACGACTGTTCGGCCTGTAGCGAGAAGCAGAAGGAAGTCTCAGATAAGGTCACTCATTATTTAATCGATCACAGAGCCGAAGATTGGAGTCTTCTTGAGGCAAAATATGATCCGAGTGGGGCTTACAGGCAACGCTATCTTCAGAACCAAGCTCAAGCAAGAGCGatcgattaa
- the LOC116426689 gene encoding protein sneaky isoform X2: protein MESQTKFSRRVDLFKKSFFKYYLNHFPTLFHICYDPIGTHRKSRAFIGFLYGFSMAVLLYECIIVDLRFDKYTSFALAIILATMLSVGCASSIQMRCICALTIPAFFGRSGRSMLRALVFGYIIAGPLFNMVYNAKEVVRSFACTSQLTYNLTKTRFDLMFKPFQQAILSMKSDGEEIKDTLSSIRDLMSPIVEEIEGEEEMQRLNEENDYLDELQGDTKRSKEIEEKHEKKLEEARSVADVYEAKYKQKIEARCEEQLSKGADRCSDAYDKCYDKVSMFAAWLLCWPMKLTFVCNLVQALGGSSICDPEGKVDSGIGEGYAALKNARNEFSRSLKDAKLQYKIKKPSVILDLQDSAYAAKAVVHQFTTRARLFESVMVAIKRCLSFIFLKIILSAQTYHDKYLNDIEHDNVYVTPYFRRIDARRKARGSLTLLPLKKIERKKFIDPYSLKPGKAEAFNLTGQMIKLLLEIITASIFVILDSLFYEVLDMIGRHAYIEYTQAGHHDLALEIKGTGVIATLIRSAVRGFNVKKRIKTVTTNSACLPRPTKLEGYVLLKIYGTFFGIFLLIVGSIYTQRTRRGICSFFYRKREKRRTLYLYNESLRRRIGFVKFMKAKVKRLVRMRRLEYEVDFWMTMRQKWPALFDWLKFFACARERCLICGEVEPRKGPRYRQCTTSGCPFVHCAECWRDMDKICYACAVWPETDSDENDTQYTEF from the exons atGGAGAGTCAGACCAAGTTTAGCCGTCGAGTGGACCTATTCAAAAAGtcctttttcaaatattatttaaatcattttccaaCCTTATTTCACATTTGCTACGACCCAATTGGCACACATAGAAAATCACGTGCCTTCATAGGTTTCTTATATGGCTTCTCCATGGCTGTTCTCCTTTACGAATGTATCATCGTTGACCTCCGTTTCGATAAATACACTAGTTTCGCTCTTGCCATAATTTTAGCCACGATGCTGTCCGTTGGATGCGCCTCATCGATTCAG ATGAGATGCATTTGTGCTTTGACAATACCCGCTTTCTTCGGTCGTTCAGGTCGCAGCATGTTAAGAGCATTAGTTTTTGGGTACATAATCGCTGGTCCGCTCTTTAATATGGTATATAACGCGAAAGAAGTGGTGAGATCATTTGCCTGCACCTCCCAGTTGACCTATAATCTTACCAAGACGCGGTTCGATTTGATGTTCAAACCATTTCAACAG GCTATCCTTTCAATGAAATCTGACggagaagaaataaaagataCGCTGTCTTCGATAAGGGATCTCATGAGTCCCATTGTGGAGGAAATTGAAGGTGAAGAAGAAATGCAACGTTTGAACGAGGAAAATGATTATCTGGATGAGTTACAAGGTGACACGAAGAGAAGTAAAGAAATTGAAGAGAAGCACGAGAAGAAACTCGAAGAAGCTCGATCGGTCGCTGATGTGTATGAAGCGAAATACAAGCAAAAGATAGAAGCTCGTTGCGAGGAACAACTCAGCAAGGGTGCAGACAGGTGTAG TGATGCTTACGACAAATGTTACGATAAAGTAAGCATGTTTGCTGCGTGGCTTCTCTGTTGGCCGATGAAGCTGACTTTCGTTTGCAATTTGGTCCAGGCATTGGGTGGTTCTAGCATCTGTGATCCGGAAGGAAAGGTTGATAGCGGTATTGGTGAAGGTTATGCCGCTTTAAAAA ATGCGCGGAACGAGTTCTCCAGAAGCCTAAAGGACGCCAAGCTgcagtacaaaataaaaaagccTTCAGTGATCCTAGATCTGCAGGATTCCGCCTACGCGGCTAAGGCCGTTGTACACCAATTTACAACAAGAGCGAGGCTCTTCGAATCTGTAATGGTCGCTATAAAAAGATGCTTGTCCTTTATATTTCTGAAGATCATCCTCAGCGCTCAAACCTATCACGACAAGTACTTAAACGATATCGAACACGATAACGTTTACGTGACGCCGTATTTCCGAAGGATTGACGCGAGAAGGAAGGCACGCGGCAGTTTGACGTTGCTGCCGTTAAAGAAGATCGAACGGAAAAAATTCATCGACCCTTACAGCCTGAAACCGGGCAAAGCAGAGGCTTTCAATTTAACTGGTCAGATGATCAAGCTGCTGCTCGAGATAATAACAGCGAGCATTTTCGTCATTTTGGACTCATTATTCTACGAAGTGTTGGACATGATTGGAAGGCATGCTTATATAGAATATACTCAG gcaggaCATCACGACCTAGCATTAGAAATTAAAGGGACAGGGGTGATAGCAACCCTGATCAGAAGCGCGGTTCGCGGGTTTAACGTGAAGAAGCGTATAAAAACCGTGACGACGAACAGCGCTTGTCTTCCGAGGCCAACGAAACTGGAGGGCTACGTGCTGTTGAAGATCTACGGGACGTTCTTCGGCATTTTTCTATTGATCGTCGGATCGATTTACACGCAGAGGACGCGTCGAGGCATCTGCTCGTTCTTctacagaaaaagagaaaagaggagAACGCTGTATCTGTACAACGAAAGTTTGCGAAGGCGGATCGGTTTCGTGAAATTCATGAAGGCGAAGGTGAAACGGTTGGTCAGGATGCGTCGCTTGGAGTACGAAGTTGATTTCTGGATGACGATGAGACAGAAATGGCCGGCTTTGTTCGATTGGCTGAAATTTTTCGCCTGCGCGCGGGAGAGATGTCTGATTTGCGGCGAAGTGGAGCCGAGAAAAGGGCCAAGGTATCGACAATGCACAACATCGGGTTGTCCCTTCGTGCATTGCGCCGAGTGTTGGAGGGACATGGACAAGATCTGCTACGCATGTGCCGTGTGGCCGGAAACTGACTCTGATGAGAATGACACACAGTACACTGAATTTTAA
- the LOC116426689 gene encoding protein sneaky isoform X1 — protein sequence MESQTKFSRRVDLFKKSFFKYYLNHFPTLFHICYDPIGTHRKSRAFIGFLYGFSMAVLLYECIIVDLRFDKYTSFALAIILATMLSVGCASSIQMRCICALTIPAFFGRSGRSMLRALVFGYIIAGPLFNMVYNAKEVVRSFACTSQLTYNLTKTRFDLMFKPFQQAILSMKSDGEEIKDTLSSIRDLMSPIVEEIEGEEEMQRLNEENDYLDELQGDTKRSKEIEEKHEKKLEEARSVADVYEAKYKQKIEARCEEQLSKGADRCREMFSDAYDKCYDKVSMFAAWLLCWPMKLTFVCNLVQALGGSSICDPEGKVDSGIGEGYAALKNARNEFSRSLKDAKLQYKIKKPSVILDLQDSAYAAKAVVHQFTTRARLFESVMVAIKRCLSFIFLKIILSAQTYHDKYLNDIEHDNVYVTPYFRRIDARRKARGSLTLLPLKKIERKKFIDPYSLKPGKAEAFNLTGQMIKLLLEIITASIFVILDSLFYEVLDMIGRHAYIEYTQAGHHDLALEIKGTGVIATLIRSAVRGFNVKKRIKTVTTNSACLPRPTKLEGYVLLKIYGTFFGIFLLIVGSIYTQRTRRGICSFFYRKREKRRTLYLYNESLRRRIGFVKFMKAKVKRLVRMRRLEYEVDFWMTMRQKWPALFDWLKFFACARERCLICGEVEPRKGPRYRQCTTSGCPFVHCAECWRDMDKICYACAVWPETDSDENDTQYTEF from the exons atGGAGAGTCAGACCAAGTTTAGCCGTCGAGTGGACCTATTCAAAAAGtcctttttcaaatattatttaaatcattttccaaCCTTATTTCACATTTGCTACGACCCAATTGGCACACATAGAAAATCACGTGCCTTCATAGGTTTCTTATATGGCTTCTCCATGGCTGTTCTCCTTTACGAATGTATCATCGTTGACCTCCGTTTCGATAAATACACTAGTTTCGCTCTTGCCATAATTTTAGCCACGATGCTGTCCGTTGGATGCGCCTCATCGATTCAG ATGAGATGCATTTGTGCTTTGACAATACCCGCTTTCTTCGGTCGTTCAGGTCGCAGCATGTTAAGAGCATTAGTTTTTGGGTACATAATCGCTGGTCCGCTCTTTAATATGGTATATAACGCGAAAGAAGTGGTGAGATCATTTGCCTGCACCTCCCAGTTGACCTATAATCTTACCAAGACGCGGTTCGATTTGATGTTCAAACCATTTCAACAG GCTATCCTTTCAATGAAATCTGACggagaagaaataaaagataCGCTGTCTTCGATAAGGGATCTCATGAGTCCCATTGTGGAGGAAATTGAAGGTGAAGAAGAAATGCAACGTTTGAACGAGGAAAATGATTATCTGGATGAGTTACAAGGTGACACGAAGAGAAGTAAAGAAATTGAAGAGAAGCACGAGAAGAAACTCGAAGAAGCTCGATCGGTCGCTGATGTGTATGAAGCGAAATACAAGCAAAAGATAGAAGCTCGTTGCGAGGAACAACTCAGCAAGGGTGCAGACAGGTGTAG GGAAATGTTTAGTGATGCTTACGACAAATGTTACGATAAAGTAAGCATGTTTGCTGCGTGGCTTCTCTGTTGGCCGATGAAGCTGACTTTCGTTTGCAATTTGGTCCAGGCATTGGGTGGTTCTAGCATCTGTGATCCGGAAGGAAAGGTTGATAGCGGTATTGGTGAAGGTTATGCCGCTTTAAAAA ATGCGCGGAACGAGTTCTCCAGAAGCCTAAAGGACGCCAAGCTgcagtacaaaataaaaaagccTTCAGTGATCCTAGATCTGCAGGATTCCGCCTACGCGGCTAAGGCCGTTGTACACCAATTTACAACAAGAGCGAGGCTCTTCGAATCTGTAATGGTCGCTATAAAAAGATGCTTGTCCTTTATATTTCTGAAGATCATCCTCAGCGCTCAAACCTATCACGACAAGTACTTAAACGATATCGAACACGATAACGTTTACGTGACGCCGTATTTCCGAAGGATTGACGCGAGAAGGAAGGCACGCGGCAGTTTGACGTTGCTGCCGTTAAAGAAGATCGAACGGAAAAAATTCATCGACCCTTACAGCCTGAAACCGGGCAAAGCAGAGGCTTTCAATTTAACTGGTCAGATGATCAAGCTGCTGCTCGAGATAATAACAGCGAGCATTTTCGTCATTTTGGACTCATTATTCTACGAAGTGTTGGACATGATTGGAAGGCATGCTTATATAGAATATACTCAG gcaggaCATCACGACCTAGCATTAGAAATTAAAGGGACAGGGGTGATAGCAACCCTGATCAGAAGCGCGGTTCGCGGGTTTAACGTGAAGAAGCGTATAAAAACCGTGACGACGAACAGCGCTTGTCTTCCGAGGCCAACGAAACTGGAGGGCTACGTGCTGTTGAAGATCTACGGGACGTTCTTCGGCATTTTTCTATTGATCGTCGGATCGATTTACACGCAGAGGACGCGTCGAGGCATCTGCTCGTTCTTctacagaaaaagagaaaagaggagAACGCTGTATCTGTACAACGAAAGTTTGCGAAGGCGGATCGGTTTCGTGAAATTCATGAAGGCGAAGGTGAAACGGTTGGTCAGGATGCGTCGCTTGGAGTACGAAGTTGATTTCTGGATGACGATGAGACAGAAATGGCCGGCTTTGTTCGATTGGCTGAAATTTTTCGCCTGCGCGCGGGAGAGATGTCTGATTTGCGGCGAAGTGGAGCCGAGAAAAGGGCCAAGGTATCGACAATGCACAACATCGGGTTGTCCCTTCGTGCATTGCGCCGAGTGTTGGAGGGACATGGACAAGATCTGCTACGCATGTGCCGTGTGGCCGGAAACTGACTCTGATGAGAATGACACACAGTACACTGAATTTTAA
- the LOC116426689 gene encoding protein sneaky isoform X4 — protein sequence MESQTKFSRRVDLFKKSFFKYYLNHFPTLFHICYDPIGTHRKSRAFIGFLYGFSMAVLLYECIIVDLRFDKYTSFALAIILATMLSVGCASSIQAILSMKSDGEEIKDTLSSIRDLMSPIVEEIEGEEEMQRLNEENDYLDELQGDTKRSKEIEEKHEKKLEEARSVADVYEAKYKQKIEARCEEQLSKGADRCREMFSDAYDKCYDKVSMFAAWLLCWPMKLTFVCNLVQALGGSSICDPEGKVDSGIGEGYAALKNARNEFSRSLKDAKLQYKIKKPSVILDLQDSAYAAKAVVHQFTTRARLFESVMVAIKRCLSFIFLKIILSAQTYHDKYLNDIEHDNVYVTPYFRRIDARRKARGSLTLLPLKKIERKKFIDPYSLKPGKAEAFNLTGQMIKLLLEIITASIFVILDSLFYEVLDMIGRHAYIEYTQAGHHDLALEIKGTGVIATLIRSAVRGFNVKKRIKTVTTNSACLPRPTKLEGYVLLKIYGTFFGIFLLIVGSIYTQRTRRGICSFFYRKREKRRTLYLYNESLRRRIGFVKFMKAKVKRLVRMRRLEYEVDFWMTMRQKWPALFDWLKFFACARERCLICGEVEPRKGPRYRQCTTSGCPFVHCAECWRDMDKICYACAVWPETDSDENDTQYTEF from the exons atGGAGAGTCAGACCAAGTTTAGCCGTCGAGTGGACCTATTCAAAAAGtcctttttcaaatattatttaaatcattttccaaCCTTATTTCACATTTGCTACGACCCAATTGGCACACATAGAAAATCACGTGCCTTCATAGGTTTCTTATATGGCTTCTCCATGGCTGTTCTCCTTTACGAATGTATCATCGTTGACCTCCGTTTCGATAAATACACTAGTTTCGCTCTTGCCATAATTTTAGCCACGATGCTGTCCGTTGGATGCGCCTCATCGATTCAG GCTATCCTTTCAATGAAATCTGACggagaagaaataaaagataCGCTGTCTTCGATAAGGGATCTCATGAGTCCCATTGTGGAGGAAATTGAAGGTGAAGAAGAAATGCAACGTTTGAACGAGGAAAATGATTATCTGGATGAGTTACAAGGTGACACGAAGAGAAGTAAAGAAATTGAAGAGAAGCACGAGAAGAAACTCGAAGAAGCTCGATCGGTCGCTGATGTGTATGAAGCGAAATACAAGCAAAAGATAGAAGCTCGTTGCGAGGAACAACTCAGCAAGGGTGCAGACAGGTGTAG GGAAATGTTTAGTGATGCTTACGACAAATGTTACGATAAAGTAAGCATGTTTGCTGCGTGGCTTCTCTGTTGGCCGATGAAGCTGACTTTCGTTTGCAATTTGGTCCAGGCATTGGGTGGTTCTAGCATCTGTGATCCGGAAGGAAAGGTTGATAGCGGTATTGGTGAAGGTTATGCCGCTTTAAAAA ATGCGCGGAACGAGTTCTCCAGAAGCCTAAAGGACGCCAAGCTgcagtacaaaataaaaaagccTTCAGTGATCCTAGATCTGCAGGATTCCGCCTACGCGGCTAAGGCCGTTGTACACCAATTTACAACAAGAGCGAGGCTCTTCGAATCTGTAATGGTCGCTATAAAAAGATGCTTGTCCTTTATATTTCTGAAGATCATCCTCAGCGCTCAAACCTATCACGACAAGTACTTAAACGATATCGAACACGATAACGTTTACGTGACGCCGTATTTCCGAAGGATTGACGCGAGAAGGAAGGCACGCGGCAGTTTGACGTTGCTGCCGTTAAAGAAGATCGAACGGAAAAAATTCATCGACCCTTACAGCCTGAAACCGGGCAAAGCAGAGGCTTTCAATTTAACTGGTCAGATGATCAAGCTGCTGCTCGAGATAATAACAGCGAGCATTTTCGTCATTTTGGACTCATTATTCTACGAAGTGTTGGACATGATTGGAAGGCATGCTTATATAGAATATACTCAG gcaggaCATCACGACCTAGCATTAGAAATTAAAGGGACAGGGGTGATAGCAACCCTGATCAGAAGCGCGGTTCGCGGGTTTAACGTGAAGAAGCGTATAAAAACCGTGACGACGAACAGCGCTTGTCTTCCGAGGCCAACGAAACTGGAGGGCTACGTGCTGTTGAAGATCTACGGGACGTTCTTCGGCATTTTTCTATTGATCGTCGGATCGATTTACACGCAGAGGACGCGTCGAGGCATCTGCTCGTTCTTctacagaaaaagagaaaagaggagAACGCTGTATCTGTACAACGAAAGTTTGCGAAGGCGGATCGGTTTCGTGAAATTCATGAAGGCGAAGGTGAAACGGTTGGTCAGGATGCGTCGCTTGGAGTACGAAGTTGATTTCTGGATGACGATGAGACAGAAATGGCCGGCTTTGTTCGATTGGCTGAAATTTTTCGCCTGCGCGCGGGAGAGATGTCTGATTTGCGGCGAAGTGGAGCCGAGAAAAGGGCCAAGGTATCGACAATGCACAACATCGGGTTGTCCCTTCGTGCATTGCGCCGAGTGTTGGAGGGACATGGACAAGATCTGCTACGCATGTGCCGTGTGGCCGGAAACTGACTCTGATGAGAATGACACACAGTACACTGAATTTTAA